The Candidatus Eisenbacteria bacterium genomic interval GCAATGGCAATCAGAGTTGGCATTAACGGATTTGGACGGATAGGAAGGCTTGTTCTCAGGTCCGGATACAAGGAAAGCGGCCTCGAATTCGTTGCGGTAAACGACGTGACTGACGTAGCCACGATGGCGCATCTGCTCAAGTACGACTCGGTCCACGGGATATTTCCTGACGAGATAAAGAGGGAGGCCGAGACCATCAAAATCGGTTCCAGCGCCAGCGTGAAGGTATTCTCCGAGAAAGACCCCGCCAATCTACCCTGGAAGTCGCTGGGTGTGGATATTGTGATTGAATCCACGGGCAAGTTCACGGAGAGGGATCTGGCCGCCAAACACATTTCCGCTGGGGCGAGAAAGGTGATGATTTCCGCGCCGGGAAAGAAGGCCGACGCGACTATTGTGATGGGAGTAAACGAGAACGTCTACGATCCTTCCAAGCACCACGTTGTTTCCATCGCTTCGTGTACGACGAACTGCCTTGCCCCCGTCGCGAAGGTGCTCAACGACAAATTTCAGATTGTTCACGGCCTCATGACGACCATACACGCTTACACGAACGATCAGGTGATTCTTGATTTTCCGCACAAGGATCTGAGAAGGGCCAGGGCGGCGGCCGTTTCAATGATTCCCACGACGACGGGCGCGGCGAAGGCGATCGGCCTCGTGCTGCCGGAGCTCGAAGGGAAGCTGGACGGCCTGGCAGTGAGGGTGCCCGTGGTTGACGCCTCTCTGGTGGACCTGGTCGTCGACGTGAAGAAAGCCACGACCGTGGATGAAGTCAGAAACGTCTTCAAGGAAGCCGCGAATGGCGCCATGAAGCGCTACCTGCAGTACAACGAGGACCCCATCGTCTCTGTTGACATCGTGGGAAATCCGCACAGTTCAATCGTCGACGGACCCCTCTGCTCGGTCATCGGCGGCACCATGGTCAAGGTTCTGGCCTGGTATGACAACGAGTGGGGTTTCTGTCAGCGTGTGATTGACCTTCTCAGACTCATGATGAAGACCTGAAGAAGGAAGGGGACCGTCGGAACCGAAGAATCCAGAA includes:
- the gap gene encoding type I glyceraldehyde-3-phosphate dehydrogenase — protein: MAIRVGINGFGRIGRLVLRSGYKESGLEFVAVNDVTDVATMAHLLKYDSVHGIFPDEIKREAETIKIGSSASVKVFSEKDPANLPWKSLGVDIVIESTGKFTERDLAAKHISAGARKVMISAPGKKADATIVMGVNENVYDPSKHHVVSIASCTTNCLAPVAKVLNDKFQIVHGLMTTIHAYTNDQVILDFPHKDLRRARAAAVSMIPTTTGAAKAIGLVLPELEGKLDGLAVRVPVVDASLVDLVVDVKKATTVDEVRNVFKEAANGAMKRYLQYNEDPIVSVDIVGNPHSSIVDGPLCSVIGGTMVKVLAWYDNEWGFCQRVIDLLRLMMKT